Genomic window (Azospirillum lipoferum 4B):
GTCCACCTGATCGGCGGCGCCGACATCGCGGCCGAACTGGACGCCAAGCGCGCCATCGCCCAGGGGACCAAGCTGGCGGCCGCCCTTTAAGGACGCGCCGCCCATCACTCCACAGCCATGGCGGGAGTGCGGGCGCCTTTGTCACACCCCGACGCAACGGGGGATGAGCGAAATTGCTTGCCGCCCTAGCTGATATATTAGTATTCTGGCGTCAGTCGCTCCTGAGGAGGCTGGACGTCATGCCATCGGGCAACCCGCCGGCCAAAACCGGTTCCACCGCAGCCACCCGTCCGGCCAAGTCCGGCAAGGCCGCTCCGCTCCAGCTCCGCCTGCCGGCACGGCGCGACGTGCGGCGCGGCCCGACGGCGGCCGACGCCATCCACCGCGATCTGCGGGCGGAGATCGTGTCGCTGAGGCGCAAGCCGGGCGACCCCATCGTCGAGAAGCAGATCGCCGAGGCCTATGGCGTCAGCCGCACGCCGGTGCGCGAGGCGGTGCTGAGGTTGGCGGACGAGGGGCTGATCGAGATCTTCCCGCAATCCGGCACCTTCGTCGCCCGCATCCCGCTGGAGGCGCTGCCGGAAGCCGGCGTGATCCGCAAGGTGCTGGAGCGCGCCACCGTGCGTTTCGCGGCGGAGCGCGCCAGCCGCAGCCAGATCGCCGCCCTGCGCGCCTGCCTGGAGCAGCAGCGCGAGGTCGATGCGGCCGGCGACGCCAACGGCTTCCATCAGGCCGACGAGACCTTCCATGCCCTGATCACCGAAATGGCGGGCTATCCCGGATTCTGGACGATCATTCAGCAGGCCAAGGTCCAGCTCGACCGCTGCCGGCGGCTGACCCTGCCGGTTCCCGGCCGCATGCGCACGGTGATCGCCGAACATGAGGCCATCGTCGAAGCCATCGCCAACCATGACCCGGACCGGGCCGAACAGAGCCTGATCCTGCATCTGGACAACCTGCAGATCACGGTGGACGACGTGCGCAATGCCGCACCGCTCTATTTCTCCGGCAGCCTGAGCGACGCAGGACTGACAGGCGCAGCCATGGAAGGAACGCCCTGATGGCCGCCCCGATCGCTCCTTCGGCCGCATCCGGCCGCCGCCGCATCGGCGTGATCGGCCTGGGCATGGCCTCGGCCCCCCATGCGCAGAGCCTGATCGACCTTCGGGACCGGGTGGAGGTGGCGGGCTGTTTCAGCCCGTCGGCCGAGCGCCGCGCCGCCTTCGCCGCCCGCCACGGACTGCCGGTGGTCGAGCGGATGGAGTCGCTGCTGGAGGATCCGGCGCTGTCGGCCATCCTGCTGCTGACCCCGCCCGACAGCCATGCCGAACTGGTCGCCCGCTGTGCCGCCGCCGGAAAGCATGTGCTGCTGGAAAAGCCGCTGGACGCCACGCCGGAGGGCGCGCGCGCCGTGGTTTCGGCGATGGAGGCGGCCGGGCTGACGCTGGGGGTCGTCCTGCAGCACCGCTTCCGCGCCTCGGTGGAGCGGCTGGCCGGGCTGATGCGCGACGGCACGCTGGGCCGGCCGCTGTCGGCGGCGGTGTCGGTGCGCTGGTGGCGCGATGCCGCCTATTACGCCCAGCCCGGCCGCGGCATGAGGTCGCGGGACGGCGGCGGGGTGCTGCTGACCCAGGCGATCCACACGCTGGACGCCTTCGTCGGGCTGCTCGGCCTGCCGGAGCGGGTCGCCGGCTTCGCCGCCACCAGCGTACTGCGCAGCCCGGCCACGGGCATGGGTAAATGCATGGATACGGAAGATGTGGTCGCCGCCGCACTCGGCTATGGCAACGGCATGCTGGCGACCATCGACGCCACCACCGCCGCCTATCCCGGCTATCCCGAGCGGATCGAGATCGCCGGAACCGGCGGGTCCGCCGTGCTGTCCGGCGACCGGCTGGAGGTGCAGCTGGTCGGCGGCGGGCGCATCTCCGCCGGCGAGGACGGCGCCACGCTGGGCGGCGGCGCCGACCCGATGGCCTTCTCGCACCAGCATCACCGCGCCGTTCTGTCCGATTTCCTCGACGCGCTCGACGAAGGGCGCCGGCCGCGGGTGGACGGGCGGGAGGCGCTGAAGGTGCACCGCCTGATCGAGGCCATCCTGCAAGCCGCCGCCGGAAACTCAACCGTGGAGGTCGCCGACCGCTGATCTTGCAACTGCAGACCCATCCGCCGGTCCGCGCGGTGTGCGGCCTTGCGGAATCCACCGCTTTGGCGTAAAGCGCCAGCACCAGGCCGGGCCCCTCTGGCAACCTCACCGGTTGCGATGTCGGACTGGGAACACCAAGGAGCGGCCCGCGCCCCGTGCCCCCGACCGACGCCGCCCGTCGATGCTTCGGCATGACCCGGCCGGTCCGAACAGCCCTCGCGCGGTCGCTCCGACCGACTTTTTCGTGATGCGAGGACATCCGCTCAAATGATGGAGCTATTCACAACTGAGGCGCTTCTCGCGCTGCTTCAGGTCATCATGATCGACCTGGTGCTGGCCGGCGACAACGCCATCGTCATCGGCCTGGCTGCCGCCGGACTGCCGCGGGAACAGCGCGGCAAGGCCATCCTGATCGGCATCCTGGCCGCCACCGTGCTGCGCATCGCCTTCGCGGCGGTCACCACCCAGCTTCTCCAGATCATCGGGCTTCTGCTGGCCGGCGGCGTGCTGCTGCTGTGGGTCTGCTGGAAGATGTGGCGCGAGCTGCGCCAGTCCCATGAGGAGGACGAGGCGGTCGAGGTGCTGGAGGACGACGGCGGAGCCGAGGCGGCCGGCCCGCGCAAGACCCTGGGACAGGCGGTCTGGCAGATCGTCATCGCCGACGTGTCGATGTCGCTGGACAATGTCCTGGCCGTGGCCGGCGCCGCGCGCGAGCATCTGGGGGTGCTGGTCATCGGCCTGACCCTGTCGATCGCCCTGATGGGCCTTGCCGCCAGCGTCATCGCCCGCATTCTGCAGAAGCACCGCTGGCTGGCCTATGTCGGCCTCGCCGTCATCCTGTATGTCGCCCTGCACATGATCTACCGCGGCGCCCTGGAAGTGTGGCCGCTGGTGAACGGTCACGGTTGACCGGCCAGAGAGTATCGGCCTCGATATGACCGGCCGCCGCATTTGAGCGAATGGGGGGAAGGGCTGCGGCGAGAGCTGGGGCCGAATGTCGCACCCAACCCCCTGCGGCGATGCGTGTACTGGCTGAAACCCGCGTCTGCAGCCACTTTGTCTCTCTCCCCGCAAATCCGAATCAGTTTAAAGTCCAAACGGTAGTTGCCGCCTTGAACTTTCAGGCTTGCACGCAGATTGATATACTAATATCCTAAGTGACGTGAACAGGGCGCCGCCGGGGGGCGGCACCGTTGCCAAGCGGAGCGGAACGGGGATGGGGGCAAGGGCAGGGCCTGTGTCGGCCATGCGCAATTTCCGGCCGCGCGTGGCGCGGTCGCAGCGCTGCGAAAAACGGTGGCCGCAACGGGTCCTCACCCACGCTCCGCCTGCAACCGGTCCACGGTTCACCCAGTCACACACGGGCGGCCCACCGGCCACCAGGCAATCCGGAAACACCAGAACAAGAGAGGCCGGCCCGCTCAGGCTCCGGCCCCGCTCTCAGGAGGAGAACCTATGAAGTTTGCACTGACTTCGGTCCGCACCGCGCTGCTGGCCGCCTGTGCCGTCTGCAGCATGATGGCTGCGCCGATGCTGTCGGCTCCGGCCGCCGCGCGCGACTTCCGGTCCGCCGACATCCACCCGACCGACTACCCGACCGTCGAGGCGGCGCGCTATGTCGGCAAGCTGCTGGCGGAACGCACCAACGGCCGTCTCGGCATCAAGGTGTTCCCGAACGGCGCCCTCGGCAACGAAAAGGACACCATCGAGCAGCTGAAGATCGGCGCGCTCGAGATGATGCGCATCAACGTGGCGCCGCTGAACAACGTGGTGCCGGAGACGATGGTCACCGCGCTGCCCTTCATCTTCCGTGACACCGGCCATATGCGCCGCGTTCTGGACGGCCCGGTCGGCGACGAAATCCTGGCGGCGATGGAAAGCCAGGGCATGGTCGGCCTCGCCTTCTACGACAGCGGCTCGCGCAACATGTATTCGGCCGCCAAGCCCTACAAGACTCTGGCCGACATGAAGGGCGCCAAGATCCGCGTCCAGCAGTCCGACCTGTTCGTCGCCATGATCCAGGCGCTGGGCGCCAACGCCACGCCGATGCCCTTCGGCGAGGTCTACACCGCGCTGAAGACCGGCATCGTGGACGCGGCGGAGAACAACTACCCGTCGTATGAGTCCTCGCGCCACTTCGAGGCAGCCAAGTACTACACGCTGACCGAACATGCGATGGCGCCGGAAGTGCTGGTCTTCTCCAAGGTCGCCTGGGACCGCCTGTCGAAGGACGACCAGGCCCTGGTCCGCAAGGCCGCCAAGGAGTCTGTGCCCTACATGCGCAAGCTGTGGGAAGAGCGCGAGCAGAAGTCGAAGGACGTCGTCGTGAAGGCCGGCGCCCAAATCGTCGAAGTCACCAACAAGCAGGAATTCATCGATGCGATGAAGCCTGTCTACGACAAGTTCGCCAACACGCCGAAGCTCCAGAGCCTCGTGCAGCGCGTCCAGGAAACCAAGTAAGCAAGGGGTGAGGCGCGGCGCCGTCCCCGGCGGGACGGTGCCGCCACCCAAGGGGAGCCGCAGCATGGATATCGAGCTGCAAGCAATGGATGTCAGCCCGCCGCATTCCGCCGGCTGGCTGACCCGGATGAACGCGGCGCTGGCCAGGACCGGCATGTATGTCGCCATCATCGGTCTGATGGCAATCGTCGCGGTCGTCTTTTATCAGGTGTTCGGCCGCTACGTGCTGAACAACTCGCCGACCTGGGCGGAAAGCCTGGCCATCGTGCTGGTGCTGTACGTCACCCTGATCGGTGCCGCCGTCGGCGTCCGCGACGCCGGCCACATCGGGCTCGAATCCCTGCTGGTGATGCTGTCTGACAGTGCGCGGCGCAAGATGGACATCTTCATCTACGCGCTGGTCGGAATCTTCGGCGGCTGCATGGCCTACAACGGCTGGGTTCTCGGCAGTTCGGTCATGTCCTACACGATCCCCAACCTTCACATCTCCGAAGCCGTGCGTTACGTGCCGCTGGTCCTGTCGGGTGTGCTGATCGTCCTGTTCTCCATCGAGCATATCGTCGCCATCCTGCGCGGCGAGGAGGTAAAGCCGTCATGGAACTGATGATCCTCAGCATCACCTTCTTCGGCTTCCTCATCCTCGGCATTCCGGTCGCCTTCGCCATCGGCCTGTCGGCGCTCTGCACCATCCTCTATGAAGGCCTGCCCGTCGCGGTGGTCTTCCAGCAGATGATGTCGGGCATGAACGTCTTCTCGTTCCTGGCCATTCCCTTCTTCGTCTTCTCGGGCGAGCTGATGCTGCACGGCGGCGTCGCCGACAAGATCGTCGCCGCGGCGAAGAGCATGGTCGGCCACATCCGCGGCGGTCTCGGCATGTCCAACGTGGTGGCCTGCACCCTGTTCGGCGGTGTCGCCGGCTCCCCCGTCGCCGACGTGTCGGCCATGGGCGCCGTGATGATCCCGATGATGAAGCGGGAGGGCTACCACGCCGACTACGCGGTCAACGTCACCACCCACGCCGCGCTGGTCGGCGCGCTGATGCCGACCAGCCACAACATGATCATCTATGCGCTGGCCGCCGGCGGAAAGGCGTCCATCGGCGCGCTGATCGCCGCAGGCCTGATGCCGGCGCTGCTGCTGATGGTCTGCAACCTGGGCGCCGCCTATTACGTCGCGGTGAAGCGCGGCTATCCCAAGGGGTCCTTCCCCGGCTGGGACATCCTGCTGCACAGCTTCGCCGCCGCCCTGCCGGGCATGCTGATCGTCGTCATCATCCTGGCCGGCATCACCAGCGGCGTGTTCACCGCGACCGAATCGGCCTCCGTGGCCGTGATCTACGCGCTGCTGCTGACCACGCTGGTCTACCGCACGCTGACCCTGGAGAAGTTCCTGGCCGCCGCCGCCAAGACGGTGAAGACCACCGGCGTGGTGCTGCTGCTGATCGGCGTGTCGACGATGTTCCAGTACCTCATGGGGCTCTACGAGGTGGCGGACATGACCGGCGAGCTGCTGGCTGGCATTTCGTCCAACCCCATCGTCATCTTCCTGCTGATCAACATCATCCTGTTCCTGCTGGGCACCTTCATGGACATGGCCAGCACGATCCTGATCTGCACGCCGATCTTCCTGCCGATCGCCATGACCTATGGCATGGACCCGGTGCAGTTCGGCATCGTGATGCTGATCAACTGCGCGCTTGGCCTGAACACCCCGCCGGTCGGCACCACCCAGTTCATCGGCTGCGCCATCGGCGGCGTTTCGGTGGGCGAGGTGATGCGCTCCATCACGCCCTTCTACGGGGCGCTGTTCGTGGCGTTGCTGCTGGTCACCTATGTTCCGGCCTTCTCGCTGTGGCTGCCGCGTCTGCTGATGAACTGAACCGGGGCGGGCCAAAGCGCTCCTGAACAAACACTCTCCTGAACGATTTCTCTCCTGGACTGGGCCGTCGGCTTCTCGCCGATGGCCCATTTTTTTAGCGCCGGCGTCGGGCCATGGGTTTCTGGCTGAAGCGGCGGCGGGTGCCGTCCCTGCACGGGGGTGGCGCCCGTCCCTTCATTCCCCCTGCCAACGGTCGCGGAACACCAGATCCTCCAGCGGCAGGCGCTTGCGCCAGCCCTTGCTTTCCAGTTCCGGCGTCGCCTCGAAATGGGTAACGTGGCCGAGGCAGAGATAGGCGATCGGCACGATCCGCTCCGGGATGCCCAGCGCGTCCCGCAGCGCGTCCTCGTGCAGGATGCTGACCCAGCCGACCCCCAGCCCTTCCGCCCGCGCCGCCAGCCACAGATTCTGCACGGCGCAGACGCAGCTGTAGAGGTCCATCGCCGGCATGTGGGTGCGGCCGAGCACCACCGGGCCGGAGCGTTCGCGGTCGCAGGTGATGCAGAGATTGATCGGCGCCTCGCGGATGCCTTCCAATTTCAGGCGGCTGTAGAGGCTGCGGCGCTCGCCCTCGAACATCGCCGCCGCTTCCTCGGTGGCGCGGGTGAAGTCGGCGTGGATGCGCGACTTCACCTCCTGGTCGGTGATGACGATGAAGTTCCAGGGCTGCATGAAGCCCACCGACGGCGCATGGTGGGCGGCCAGCAGGATGCGGGTCAGCACCTCGTCCGGCACCGGATCGGGCCGGAACTGCCCGCGCACGTCGCGGCGGGAGAAGATCGCCTTGTAGAGCGCGTCGCGCTCGGCCGGCGTGAAGGCGTCATCCTTCTCTTCGGCCATCCGTTACCCCCGCGCGATCAGGTGGACGAAGGACCCCAGCGCCAGTCCGCGCCGGCTGCCGAGCGCGCCCAGGTCGCTGCCGTCCGCTGCCGTGGCATGCAGCAGCGGCGCGTCGTTGCCGCGGGCAAGGGTCGAGGCATAGTGGAACTCGTGCCCCATCAGCGGCGATCCCGCCGGTCCCAGCGGCCCGTCGGCCAGCAGAGCCGCCCGGCGATAGCCCAGATGCAGCCGACGCTTGGCGAAGGAGGTGCGCACCCCCAGCAGCCCGGTCATCGGGTGGGAGACGCCGTCGGCATCCTCCAGCGTCTCCCCCATCACCATGTAGCCGCCGCACTCGCCATAGACCGGCACCCGCTCCGCCGCCGCGCGCAGCCCGTCGCGGAAGGCGTGATTGGCGGCGAGGCGGCCGGCATGCAGCTCCGGATAGCCGCCGGGCAGATAGACGGCATCGGCATCCGGCGAGGGCGCTTCGTCCGCCAGGGGGGAGAAGAAACACAACTCCGCCCCGGCGGCCTGCCAGCCGGCGGTCAGGTGCGGATAGACGAAGGTGAATGCGGCATCCCGCGCGATGGCGATGCGCTGGCCCAGCGGCGGCAGGGCGGGGGCATCGCTGCCGGGACCGGCCTTCGACGGTTTCGCCAGCGCGACGACGCGGTCGAGATCGACATGCTCGGCGACGAAGCGGCCGAGCGCGGCCAGCCGGTCGGCCAGCCCCTCCGTCTCGTCGGCCTGGACGAGGCCGAGGTGGCGTTCGGGCAGGCTGAGATCCGACGCGCGGGGCAGGGCGCCCAGCAGCGGAATGCCCAGCGCCTCGATGGCGTTGCCGGCCAGCGCGGTGTGGCGCGGGCTGCCGACATTGTTCAGCACGACGCCGCCGATGGTCACGTCGTCGCGGTAGGTGGCGAAGCCCTTCACCAATGCTGCGGCCGACTGCGACTGGCCCTTGGCGTTCACCACCAGCAACACCGGCCAGCCGGTGCGCGCCGCGATCTCCGCCGTCGAGCCGGTGCCGGTGGCGCCGACGCCGGCAACCCCGTCGAACAGGCCCATCAGCGCTTCGCAGACCAGCAGGTCGGCGCCCTCGGCGGCGCGGGCGGCCAGCCCGTCCAGCAGGTCCGGCCCCATCGCCCATGTGTCGAGGTTCACGCTCGGCCGGCCGGTGGCGGCGCGGTGGAAGGCCGGGTCGATGTAGTCCGGCCCCGACTTCACCGCCCCCACCGCCACGCCGCGGGCGCGGAGCGCCGCCAGCAGCCCCAGCGTCAGGGTGGTCTTGCCGGTGCCCGAGGCCGGGGCGGCGATGATGAGGCCCTTAGCCATTGTTCTCTCTGGCATTTTGCAGCGCCATCTGGCCCGGCAGCCAGTCCAGCGCCGGGCGCAGCCGCACCATCTCGCCGATCACGATGATGGCGGGCGGCTCCAGCCCGCTCGCCGCCAGATCGGCGACGCAGGTGCCGAGGCTGGTGACGAGGCTCTTCTGGTTGGCGGTCGTCGCCTCCGTCACCACGCCGACGGGGGTGTCGGCGGACAGGCCGCCGGCCATCAGCTCCGCCGCGATGGTCGGCAGCGCCTTCCAGCCCATATAGAGGATCAGCGGTGCCTTGGTGGCGGCCAGCGCCCGCCAGTCCGGCCCGCCGCCCAGCGAGTGGCCGGTCGCCAGGATCACCGCCTGGTTGGTGTCGCGGTGGGTCGCCGGAATGCCGGCATAGGCCGGGCCGGCGATGCCGGAGGTGATGCCGGGGACGATGCGGAAGGGGATGCCGTGGGCGGCCAGCGCCTGCGCCTCCTCCCCGCCGCGGCCGAAGACGAAGGGGTCGCCGCCCTTCAGGCGTAGGACGCGGTGGCCCTCCTTCGCCAGTTCGATCAGGCGGTTGGTGATGTCGTCCTGATGGGCGGAGGGACGGCCGCCGCGCTTTCCGGCGAACTCCAGCCTTGCCGACGGGCTGGCGAGCGCCATGATCCGTTCGGCGACCAGCGCGTCATGGACGATGACGTCGGCTTGCCTTAGACCTTGCAGCGCCAGCAGGGTCAGCAGGCCGGGATCGCCGGGGCCGGAGCCGGCCAGCCAGACGCTGCCGGGGGCGAAGGGGACCAGGACGCTTTCGGGAATGGACGACTCAAACGACATGAACGCGGACTCGGAGCTGGAAGGCGGGACGGCGGACGGCGGGGCCGGAGAGGGTGCCGGCATGCCGGAGCATGCTACACCCTTGCGCCGCGGCTGGACGACGGGAACCTGCGCCACCGCGGCGGCGCGGGCGGCGGCAGAGGCGCTGTTCGGCCGGGAGTTTCCCGATCCGGTGACCGTGACCCTGCCCGGCGGCCAGACCCCGGCCTTCGCGCTGGCGGTGACGGAGCGGGGGGAGGGGGCGGATGGTCCCTGGACCGCGGCCGGCGTGGTCAAGGATGCCGGCGACGATCCCGACGTGACCCATGGCGCGCTGGTGCGGGCGCGGGTCTGGCGCGGCGCGCCCGGCAGCGGCGTGAGTTTCCGCGCCGGCCCCGGCGTCGGCACCGTGACCCTGCCCGGCCTGCCGCTGCCTGTCGGCGAACCGGCCATCAACCCGGTGCCGCGCAGCATGATCGCGCAGGCGCTGGGGGAGGCGGCGCGTGAGGCCGGCCAGCCGGCCGATCTGGTGGTCGAGGTCGGGGTGGAGAATGGCGAGCAGCTCGCCAAGCGCACCATGAACGGCCGGCTCGGGATCATCGGCGGGCTGTCGATCCTGGGGACGACGGGGATCGTCGTGCCCTATTCCTGCGCGGCCTGGATCGCGTCGATCCAGCGCGGCATCGACGTGGCGCGCGCCGCTGGTCTCACCCATGTCGCGGCCTGCACCGGCGACCTGTCGGAAAAGGCGGTGGTGGCGCGCTACGGCCTGTCGGAGCAGGCGCTGCTCGACATGGGCGATTTCGTCGGCGGCACGCTGAAATACCTGCGCCGGCACCCCATCCCGCGCCTGACCCTGTGCGGCGGCTTCGCCAAATTCGGCAAGCTGGCGCGCGGGCTGATGGACCTGCACAGCAAGCGCAACAGTGTCGACTTCGACTGGCTGGCCGGGCGGCTGGCGGAACTGGGCGCCGGGCCGGACCTGATTGCCGAGGTGCGTGGCGCCA
Coding sequences:
- a CDS encoding TRAP transporter substrate-binding protein gives rise to the protein MKFALTSVRTALLAACAVCSMMAAPMLSAPAAARDFRSADIHPTDYPTVEAARYVGKLLAERTNGRLGIKVFPNGALGNEKDTIEQLKIGALEMMRINVAPLNNVVPETMVTALPFIFRDTGHMRRVLDGPVGDEILAAMESQGMVGLAFYDSGSRNMYSAAKPYKTLADMKGAKIRVQQSDLFVAMIQALGANATPMPFGEVYTALKTGIVDAAENNYPSYESSRHFEAAKYYTLTEHAMAPEVLVFSKVAWDRLSKDDQALVRKAAKESVPYMRKLWEEREQKSKDVVVKAGAQIVEVTNKQEFIDAMKPVYDKFANTPKLQSLVQRVQETK
- a CDS encoding TerC family protein — protein: MMELFTTEALLALLQVIMIDLVLAGDNAIVIGLAAAGLPREQRGKAILIGILAATVLRIAFAAVTTQLLQIIGLLLAGGVLLLWVCWKMWRELRQSHEEDEAVEVLEDDGGAEAAGPRKTLGQAVWQIVIADVSMSLDNVLAVAGAAREHLGVLVIGLTLSIALMGLAASVIARILQKHRWLAYVGLAVILYVALHMIYRGALEVWPLVNGHG
- a CDS encoding cobyrinate a,c-diamide synthase, with amino-acid sequence MPERTMAKGLIIAAPASGTGKTTLTLGLLAALRARGVAVGAVKSGPDYIDPAFHRAATGRPSVNLDTWAMGPDLLDGLAARAAEGADLLVCEALMGLFDGVAGVGATGTGSTAEIAARTGWPVLLVVNAKGQSQSAAALVKGFATYRDDVTIGGVVLNNVGSPRHTALAGNAIEALGIPLLGALPRASDLSLPERHLGLVQADETEGLADRLAALGRFVAEHVDLDRVVALAKPSKAGPGSDAPALPPLGQRIAIARDAAFTFVYPHLTAGWQAAGAELCFFSPLADEAPSPDADAVYLPGGYPELHAGRLAANHAFRDGLRAAAERVPVYGECGGYMVMGETLEDADGVSHPMTGLLGVRTSFAKRRLHLGYRRAALLADGPLGPAGSPLMGHEFHYASTLARGNDAPLLHATAADGSDLGALGSRRGLALGSFVHLIARG
- a CDS encoding TRAP transporter small permease, which gives rise to MDIELQAMDVSPPHSAGWLTRMNAALARTGMYVAIIGLMAIVAVVFYQVFGRYVLNNSPTWAESLAIVLVLYVTLIGAAVGVRDAGHIGLESLLVMLSDSARRKMDIFIYALVGIFGGCMAYNGWVLGSSVMSYTIPNLHISEAVRYVPLVLSGVLIVLFSIEHIVAILRGEEVKPSWN
- a CDS encoding cobalt-precorrin-5B (C(1))-methyltransferase, yielding MPEHATPLRRGWTTGTCATAAARAAAEALFGREFPDPVTVTLPGGQTPAFALAVTERGEGADGPWTAAGVVKDAGDDPDVTHGALVRARVWRGAPGSGVSFRAGPGVGTVTLPGLPLPVGEPAINPVPRSMIAQALGEAAREAGQPADLVVEVGVENGEQLAKRTMNGRLGIIGGLSILGTTGIVVPYSCAAWIASIQRGIDVARAAGLTHVAACTGDLSEKAVVARYGLSEQALLDMGDFVGGTLKYLRRHPIPRLTLCGGFAKFGKLARGLMDLHSKRNSVDFDWLAGRLAELGAGPDLIAEVRGANTAAQVLGMADAAGLPLADHVAELARRAAQDVLEDAPIAVEVLVTDRQGRIVGSAPSPAPGEGRGPSEAWEG
- a CDS encoding GntR family transcriptional regulator, producing the protein MPSGNPPAKTGSTAATRPAKSGKAAPLQLRLPARRDVRRGPTAADAIHRDLRAEIVSLRRKPGDPIVEKQIAEAYGVSRTPVREAVLRLADEGLIEIFPQSGTFVARIPLEALPEAGVIRKVLERATVRFAAERASRSQIAALRACLEQQREVDAAGDANGFHQADETFHALITEMAGYPGFWTIIQQAKVQLDRCRRLTLPVPGRMRTVIAEHEAIVEAIANHDPDRAEQSLILHLDNLQITVDDVRNAAPLYFSGSLSDAGLTGAAMEGTP
- the bluB gene encoding 5,6-dimethylbenzimidazole synthase, which produces MAEEKDDAFTPAERDALYKAIFSRRDVRGQFRPDPVPDEVLTRILLAAHHAPSVGFMQPWNFIVITDQEVKSRIHADFTRATEEAAAMFEGERRSLYSRLKLEGIREAPINLCITCDRERSGPVVLGRTHMPAMDLYSCVCAVQNLWLAARAEGLGVGWVSILHEDALRDALGIPERIVPIAYLCLGHVTHFEATPELESKGWRKRLPLEDLVFRDRWQGE
- a CDS encoding TRAP transporter large permease translates to MELMILSITFFGFLILGIPVAFAIGLSALCTILYEGLPVAVVFQQMMSGMNVFSFLAIPFFVFSGELMLHGGVADKIVAAAKSMVGHIRGGLGMSNVVACTLFGGVAGSPVADVSAMGAVMIPMMKREGYHADYAVNVTTHAALVGALMPTSHNMIIYALAAGGKASIGALIAAGLMPALLLMVCNLGAAYYVAVKRGYPKGSFPGWDILLHSFAAALPGMLIVVIILAGITSGVFTATESASVAVIYALLLTTLVYRTLTLEKFLAAAAKTVKTTGVVLLLIGVSTMFQYLMGLYEVADMTGELLAGISSNPIVIFLLINIILFLLGTFMDMASTILICTPIFLPIAMTYGMDPVQFGIVMLINCALGLNTPPVGTTQFIGCAIGGVSVGEVMRSITPFYGALFVALLLVTYVPAFSLWLPRLLMN
- a CDS encoding Gfo/Idh/MocA family protein — translated: MAAPIAPSAASGRRRIGVIGLGMASAPHAQSLIDLRDRVEVAGCFSPSAERRAAFAARHGLPVVERMESLLEDPALSAILLLTPPDSHAELVARCAAAGKHVLLEKPLDATPEGARAVVSAMEAAGLTLGVVLQHRFRASVERLAGLMRDGTLGRPLSAAVSVRWWRDAAYYAQPGRGMRSRDGGGVLLTQAIHTLDAFVGLLGLPERVAGFAATSVLRSPATGMGKCMDTEDVVAAALGYGNGMLATIDATTAAYPGYPERIEIAGTGGSAVLSGDRLEVQLVGGGRISAGEDGATLGGGADPMAFSHQHHRAVLSDFLDALDEGRRPRVDGREALKVHRLIEAILQAAAGNSTVEVADR
- the cobA gene encoding uroporphyrinogen-III C-methyltransferase → MSFESSIPESVLVPFAPGSVWLAGSGPGDPGLLTLLALQGLRQADVIVHDALVAERIMALASPSARLEFAGKRGGRPSAHQDDITNRLIELAKEGHRVLRLKGGDPFVFGRGGEEAQALAAHGIPFRIVPGITSGIAGPAYAGIPATHRDTNQAVILATGHSLGGGPDWRALAATKAPLILYMGWKALPTIAAELMAGGLSADTPVGVVTEATTANQKSLVTSLGTCVADLAASGLEPPAIIVIGEMVRLRPALDWLPGQMALQNARENNG